A portion of the Homo sapiens chromosome 16, GRCh38.p14 Primary Assembly genome contains these proteins:
- the LOC124903723 gene encoding tigger transposable element-derived protein 1-like, with the protein MPPNTKSLIQPLNRGIIKAFKAHYTRELYMKACEALRTNKETTMLDYWKSVTTCNVIDYVSTAWESIGQATTNNCWENVWPDCVENFEGFEGVTENIKNTVRDIMHMAQQVSGEGFDDVKEGDVEYILAEKAVEPTNEDLDEMAKEGIGVDGHESRPKTSRIVPLTAPKYQNGVLPWKKFLATWKSVTLRLIEASNLNGWPPLRLPLIPRCLKISGRKARQARLMQFLKPVWEGRLPTPSTSVKSQTPKVEMPEVDLPPSSSSAE; encoded by the coding sequence ATGCCCCCAAACACTAAGTCTCTCATCCAACCCCTCAATCGGGGCATAATAAAAGCATTCAAGGCACACTACACAAGGGAGCTTTATATGAAGGCCTGTGAGGCTCTCAGGACCAACAAGGAAACCACCATGCTGGACTATTGGAAGTCGGTCACTACATGCAACGTTATTGATTATGTCAGTACAGCCTGGGAGAGCATTGGTCAGGCTACTACCAATAACTGTTGGGAAAATGTTTGGCCAGACTGCGTGGAGAATTTTGAAGGGTTTGAAGGtgttacagaaaatataaagaacactGTCAGAGACATAATGCATATGGCACAGCAGGTAAGTGGAGAGGGCTTTGATGACGTGAAGGAAGGAGATGTGGAGTACATTTTGGCAGAGAAGGCAGTGGAACCAACCAACGAAGACCTGGATGAGATGGCAAAAGAAGGCATTGGAGTTGATGGCCATGAAAGTCGGCCCAAGACTTCCAGAATTGTCCCTCTCACAGCGCCAAAATATCAGAATGGAGTTCTGCCTTGGAAAAAATTTTTAGCGACATGGAAGAGTGTGACCCTACGCTTGATCGAAGCCTCAAATTTAAATGGCTGGCCTCCACTGCGTTTGCCCCTTATACCGAGATGCTTAAAGATTTCAGGCAGAAAAGCCAGGCAGGCAAGGCTAATGCAATTTCTCAAGCCAGTTTGGGAGGGAAGATTGCCCACTCCTTCAACAAGTGTCAAGAGCCAGACTCCTAAGGTAGAAATGCCAGAGGTTGACCTGccaccctcttcctcttctgcagAATAA
- the TMEM170A gene encoding transmembrane protein 170A isoform X4: MWYGVFLWALVSSLFFHVPAGLLALFTLRHHKYGRFMSVSILLMGIVGPITAGILTSAAIAGVYRAAGKEMIPFEALTLGTGQTFCVLVVSFLRILATL; this comes from the exons ATGTGGTATGGTGTATTCCTGTGGGCACTggtgtcttctctcttctttcatgtCCCTGCTGGATTACTGGCCCTCTTCACCCTCAGACATCACAAATATGGTAGGTTCATGTCTGTAAGCATCCTGTTGATGGGCATCGTGGGACCAATTACTGCTGGAATCTTGACAA GTGCAGCTATTGCTGGAGTTTACCGAGCAGCAGGGAAGGAAATGATACCATTTGAAGCCCTCACACTGGGCACTGGACAGACATTTTGCGTCTTGGTGGTCTCCTTTTTACGGATTTTAGCTACTCTATAG
- the TMEM170A gene encoding transmembrane protein 170A isoform X6, which produces MQRAAAEMWYGVFLWALVSSLFFHVPAGLLALFTLRHHKYGAAIAGVYRAAGKEMIPFEALTLGTGQTFCVLVVSFLRILATL; this is translated from the exons AGATGTGGTATGGTGTATTCCTGTGGGCACTggtgtcttctctcttctttcatgtCCCTGCTGGATTACTGGCCCTCTTCACCCTCAGACATCACAAATATG GTGCAGCTATTGCTGGAGTTTACCGAGCAGCAGGGAAGGAAATGATACCATTTGAAGCCCTCACACTGGGCACTGGACAGACATTTTGCGTCTTGGTGGTCTCCTTTTTACGGATTTTAGCTACTCTATAG
- the TMEM170A gene encoding transmembrane protein 170A isoform 4 (isoform 4 is encoded by transcript variant 4), whose protein sequence is MWYGVFLWALVSSLFFHVPAGLLALFTLRHHKYGAAIAGVYRAAGKEMIPFEALTLGTGQTFCVLVVSFLRILATL, encoded by the exons ATGTGGTATGGTGTATTCCTGTGGGCACTggtgtcttctctcttctttcatgtCCCTGCTGGATTACTGGCCCTCTTCACCCTCAGACATCACAAATATG GTGCAGCTATTGCTGGAGTTTACCGAGCAGCAGGGAAGGAAATGATACCATTTGAAGCCCTCACACTGGGCACTGGACAGACATTTTGCGTCTTGGTGGTCTCCTTTTTACGGATTTTAGCTACTCTATAG
- the TMEM170A gene encoding transmembrane protein 170A isoform 3 (isoform 3 is encoded by transcript variant 3), which yields MQRAAAEMWYGVFLWALVSSLFFHVPAGLLALFTLRHHKYGRFMSVSILLMGIVGPITAGILTSAAIAGVYRAAGKEMIPFEALTLGTGQTFCVLVVSFLRILATL from the exons AGATGTGGTATGGTGTATTCCTGTGGGCACTggtgtcttctctcttctttcatgtCCCTGCTGGATTACTGGCCCTCTTCACCCTCAGACATCACAAATATGGTAGGTTCATGTCTGTAAGCATCCTGTTGATGGGCATCGTGGGACCAATTACTGCTGGAATCTTGACAA GTGCAGCTATTGCTGGAGTTTACCGAGCAGCAGGGAAGGAAATGATACCATTTGAAGCCCTCACACTGGGCACTGGACAGACATTTTGCGTCTTGGTGGTCTCCTTTTTACGGATTTTAGCTACTCTATAG